One Deltaproteobacteria bacterium genomic region harbors:
- a CDS encoding insulinase family protein, with product MRPLWAAFVLLGCASAVPKPAQPPAPAPKAEAAPQGTPDSAFRAQPPPPGSPVEFRAPVPQQLALSNRLPVYLIERHDVPLIAIDLALRSGADTEPVGKAGLASLALDLLDEGTPSRDAAAIARAFEDLGARYAAAAEADSSRVSVTTLSDTLDPVLEIFADVALNAQFRNADVERVRVERLGQIAQTLDDPQSVGQHVLSRVIFGEKHPWGYPGEGTARSVKAISRQDLVAWHRAWFQPSNAALFVVGDTNAAALLPLLEKRFASWKNGKHPPAVRSRRAKAATRVVTLVDKPGAPQSQIWIGEVGVSAAAADIFPVRVMNNILGGSFNSRLNGNLRTEHAYSYGVFSFYDVHREAGPFVAAGGVVSEKTADALGEFMRELSRMKSGEVSDPELADAKEALIRAIPALFASNDQTAGAYARAWSHGLPLDYYATYQQRVHSVTKDDVARAARERLHPQNMAIVVVGPSALIAQRLEALKLGRIELRDAEGEASKAVSAAAGR from the coding sequence ATGAGACCGCTCTGGGCGGCATTCGTTCTCCTGGGCTGCGCGTCCGCCGTCCCGAAACCCGCCCAACCGCCGGCACCCGCGCCCAAGGCAGAGGCCGCGCCGCAAGGAACGCCAGATTCCGCGTTCCGCGCGCAGCCGCCGCCTCCGGGCAGCCCCGTGGAATTCCGCGCCCCCGTTCCGCAGCAGCTCGCCCTCAGCAATCGACTCCCCGTCTACCTGATCGAGCGCCACGACGTTCCGCTGATCGCCATCGATCTTGCCCTGCGCTCCGGCGCCGACACCGAGCCCGTCGGCAAGGCCGGGCTCGCTTCCCTCGCCCTCGACCTCCTCGACGAAGGCACCCCCTCTCGCGATGCCGCCGCCATCGCTCGTGCTTTCGAGGATCTCGGAGCGCGGTATGCCGCCGCCGCGGAGGCGGACTCCTCGCGGGTCTCGGTGACGACGCTCTCCGATACCCTCGATCCAGTGCTGGAAATCTTCGCGGACGTCGCCCTCAATGCGCAGTTCCGGAACGCCGACGTCGAGCGCGTCCGGGTCGAGCGGCTCGGCCAGATCGCGCAGACCCTCGACGATCCGCAGTCGGTGGGACAGCACGTGCTCTCGCGCGTGATCTTCGGCGAGAAGCATCCCTGGGGTTATCCGGGCGAGGGCACGGCCCGCTCGGTGAAGGCCATCTCCCGCCAGGACCTCGTCGCCTGGCACAGGGCGTGGTTCCAGCCTTCCAACGCGGCCCTGTTCGTGGTCGGCGACACCAACGCGGCTGCCCTCTTGCCGCTGCTCGAGAAGCGATTCGCGTCGTGGAAGAACGGCAAGCACCCCCCGGCGGTTCGTTCCCGGCGGGCGAAGGCCGCGACGCGCGTGGTGACCCTGGTCGACAAGCCAGGCGCGCCGCAATCGCAGATCTGGATCGGAGAAGTGGGCGTCTCCGCCGCCGCGGCCGACATCTTTCCGGTGCGGGTGATGAACAACATCCTCGGCGGCAGCTTCAACTCGCGGCTCAACGGTAACCTTCGCACCGAGCACGCCTATTCGTACGGCGTCTTCAGCTTCTACGACGTGCATCGCGAGGCAGGTCCGTTCGTCGCCGCGGGGGGCGTCGTCAGCGAGAAGACCGCCGATGCTCTCGGCGAGTTCATGAGGGAGCTTTCCCGGATGAAGTCGGGCGAGGTCAGCGACCCGGAGCTTGCCGACGCCAAGGAGGCGCTCATCCGCGCCATCCCTGCGCTGTTCGCGAGCAACGATCAGACCGCTGGCGCATATGCGCGCGCCTGGTCGCACGGCTTGCCGCTCGACTACTACGCGACGTACCAGCAGCGCGTGCACTCGGTGACGAAGGATGACGTGGCTCGCGCTGCGCGCGAGCGGTTGCATCCACAGAACATGGCCATCGTCGTCGTCGGCCCTTCGGCGCTGATCGCGCAGCGCCTGGAGGCCCTCAAGCTCGGCCGCATCGAGCTCCGCGACGCCGAGGGGGAGGCCTCCAAGGCCGTGTCCGCCGCGGCGGGACGGTAG
- a CDS encoding insulinase family protein: MLFAMLIAAAALPQIPFEKYQLPNGLTVMLSEDHRAPVVAVDLWYHVGAVNERKGRSGFAHLFEHLMFQGSKHLNGDERTVFAMLERNGATNLNGSTDWDRTNYFETMPSDRLELALWLESDRMGFLLDTVDQTKLDTQRDVVRNERRQSVENVPYGRAEERLIQLLFPDPHPYFGYVIGSHEDLQRASLDDVREFFRTYYAPNNAGMAIVGDFRPAEVKRLVEKYFAPIPRGLQPPEVTAKTQPHTKEVAETVRDQVQLAKVLIGYIGPRPLENPAPPVLMRMLAGGKSSRLYHDLVYDKKIAQDVTATWDPAMQLGGLIEITATVQAGHAPEEVAAALTEEVKRLRDAPSSADEMERAKRNLKSGLFAQLENVGGFGGKADQLNYFEMFAKDPAAFTRNLEATLAVTPEQVQQLARRYMNEEQRVVITVLPEQKQAAAGGTR, from the coding sequence ATGCTCTTCGCGATGCTGATCGCCGCCGCGGCTCTGCCGCAGATCCCGTTCGAGAAGTATCAGCTACCCAACGGACTGACGGTGATGCTCTCCGAGGACCACCGTGCCCCGGTGGTCGCGGTCGATCTCTGGTACCACGTCGGCGCCGTCAACGAGCGCAAGGGGCGGAGCGGCTTCGCCCACCTGTTCGAGCACCTGATGTTCCAGGGGAGCAAGCACCTGAACGGCGACGAGCGGACTGTGTTCGCCATGCTGGAACGCAACGGCGCCACGAACCTGAACGGTTCCACGGATTGGGACCGCACCAACTACTTCGAGACCATGCCTTCGGATCGGCTCGAGCTGGCGCTCTGGCTGGAAAGCGATCGGATGGGTTTCCTCCTCGATACCGTAGACCAGACGAAGCTCGACACGCAGCGCGACGTCGTCCGCAACGAGAGGCGGCAGAGCGTCGAGAATGTTCCTTACGGACGCGCCGAAGAGCGGCTGATCCAGCTGCTCTTCCCGGATCCGCACCCGTACTTCGGCTACGTGATCGGTTCGCACGAAGATCTGCAGCGCGCCTCGCTCGACGACGTCCGCGAATTCTTCCGCACCTATTACGCGCCGAACAACGCCGGCATGGCGATCGTCGGCGACTTCCGCCCGGCGGAGGTCAAGCGGTTGGTGGAGAAATACTTCGCGCCCATCCCGCGCGGCCTCCAGCCGCCGGAGGTGACGGCGAAGACGCAGCCCCACACGAAGGAGGTCGCCGAGACGGTGCGCGATCAGGTGCAGCTCGCGAAGGTGCTCATCGGATACATCGGCCCGCGGCCTCTCGAGAACCCTGCGCCGCCGGTGCTGATGCGCATGCTCGCCGGCGGCAAGTCGAGCCGGCTCTATCACGACCTCGTCTACGACAAGAAGATCGCCCAGGACGTCACGGCGACGTGGGATCCGGCGATGCAGCTCGGCGGACTGATCGAGATCACGGCCACGGTGCAGGCGGGCCACGCCCCCGAGGAAGTCGCCGCGGCGCTGACCGAGGAAGTGAAGCGCCTTCGCGACGCGCCGTCCTCGGCCGACGAGATGGAGCGCGCGAAACGCAACCTCAAGTCCGGGCTGTTCGCGCAGCTGGAAAACGTCGGGGGCTTCGGCGGAAAGGCGGATCAGCTCAACTACTTCGAGATGTTCGCGAAGGATCCCGCCGCCTTCACCAGGAACCTGGAGGCGACGCTGGCAGTGACGCCGGAGCAGGTCCAGCAACTGGCAAGGCGGTACATGAACGAAGAGCAGCGAGTGGTGATCACGGTGCTTCCGGAACAGAAGCAGGCAGCGGCGGGAGGCACCCGATGA
- a CDS encoding AI-2E family transporter, with amino-acid sequence MAVIERTRLQQSTFLVLFALAAYAFWRTLEPIWVPVLLGLVIAVGVYPVQQRLLLRFGGKHPGLPAAAVTALVMVLTLAIVTFLVFVVGQRLLEFARQLAANYEKKGAAGLLGHDLNALLSRFGVSPDEINRRIAELARDFAAFLGKGATSIVTGLFTAVFIFIFTAITSYYLLREGTGGTSWLVEMVPLPNGQVAEIVRDVRDVTRAMLFSTAVMSAYQGITAWIGYWIFGVDSPLVWAALTGVASILPAVGTALVWVPVGIVAIIIGHPAQGIGILLWGGLVVVFVADYILRPKLVGTRIRMSDLLVFIAIFGGIEAFGILGVVLGPIAVAVLLSLLRIYQRDYRPEGPVHVHDPTQPDRSALQNVP; translated from the coding sequence ATGGCCGTCATTGAACGGACCCGACTCCAGCAATCGACCTTCCTGGTCCTGTTCGCTCTCGCGGCGTATGCCTTCTGGCGAACGCTGGAGCCGATCTGGGTGCCGGTGCTGCTCGGGCTCGTGATCGCAGTCGGCGTCTACCCCGTCCAACAGAGGCTGCTGCTCCGCTTCGGAGGGAAGCATCCGGGGCTGCCGGCGGCGGCGGTGACGGCGCTGGTGATGGTCCTGACGCTGGCGATCGTCACCTTTCTCGTGTTCGTGGTCGGCCAGCGCCTCCTGGAGTTCGCCCGCCAGCTCGCAGCCAACTACGAAAAGAAGGGCGCCGCCGGATTGCTCGGACACGATCTGAACGCCTTGCTCTCGCGGTTCGGCGTCTCGCCGGACGAGATCAACCGGCGCATCGCGGAGCTGGCGCGCGATTTTGCCGCCTTCCTCGGCAAGGGTGCGACCAGCATCGTCACCGGCCTGTTCACCGCCGTCTTCATCTTCATCTTCACCGCCATCACCTCCTACTACCTGTTGCGCGAAGGAACGGGCGGAACCTCATGGCTGGTGGAGATGGTGCCGCTGCCGAACGGCCAGGTGGCGGAGATCGTCCGGGACGTCCGCGACGTGACCCGCGCCATGCTCTTCAGCACGGCCGTCATGTCCGCCTACCAGGGCATCACCGCCTGGATCGGATACTGGATCTTCGGCGTCGACAGCCCGCTCGTCTGGGCGGCGCTGACGGGCGTGGCCTCCATCCTGCCTGCCGTCGGCACTGCGCTCGTCTGGGTGCCCGTCGGCATCGTGGCGATCATCATCGGGCACCCGGCGCAAGGGATCGGGATTCTTCTCTGGGGCGGCCTCGTGGTGGTCTTCGTCGCCGATTACATCCTGCGGCCGAAGCTGGTGGGGACGCGCATCAGGATGAGCGATCTCCTGGTGTTCATCGCCATCTTCGGAGGCATCGAGGCGTTCGGAATCCTCGGCGTCGTCCTCGGCCCCATCGCGGTAGCCGTCCTGCTTTCCCTGCTGCGCATCTATCAGCGCGACTACCGCCCGGAGGGACCGGTGCACGTGCACGATCCCACGCAGCCAGACCGCTCCGCGCTGCAGAACGTTCCGTGA
- a CDS encoding septal ring lytic transglycosylase RlpA family protein, translating into MGERPAAAAALATSRGSRAARHRHPHRRIGGRRLSLAAGFPGVVPSRHHSQRLPRARQRNRRVPRADLRKVVPLRRGAGVLLVLAAACAHAPPQVPTAPIGEGLASYYGGALRANRTASGERFDPDAFTAAHRTLAFGTCLRVENLDNGRSVQVRINDRGPFVQGRIVDVSEAAARALDFIQRGVTRVKLFLCA; encoded by the coding sequence ATGGGAGAAAGGCCGGCCGCTGCCGCCGCGTTGGCAACCTCCCGAGGGTCTCGAGCAGCACGACATCGACACCCGCACCGGAGGATTGGCGGGCGGCGGCTGTCCCTCGCAGCAGGTTTCCCGGGAGTGGTTCCTTCCCGGCACCATTCCCAACGACTGCCCCGAGCACGCCAGCGGAATCGCCGGGTTCCTCGAGCGGACCTTCGGAAAGTGGTTCCATTGAGGCGAGGCGCTGGCGTCCTGCTGGTACTCGCCGCCGCCTGCGCGCATGCGCCGCCCCAGGTCCCCACCGCGCCCATCGGCGAAGGGCTTGCCTCCTACTATGGTGGCGCGCTGCGCGCGAATCGCACGGCGAGCGGCGAGCGTTTCGATCCCGATGCATTCACGGCGGCCCACCGGACGCTCGCGTTCGGCACCTGCCTGCGCGTCGAGAACCTGGACAACGGCCGCTCGGTCCAGGTGCGGATCAACGATCGCGGCCCGTTCGTCCAGGGACGGATCGTCGACGTCTCGGAGGCCGCGGCGCGCGCGCTCGATTTCATCCAGCGCGGCGTGACGCGCGTGAAGCTCTTCCTCTGCGCCTGA
- a CDS encoding penicillin-binding protein yields the protein MQDLFQQLPGVVKMQLAVDLELAATLVLEAVDAHAKSLWIRRAGRKLRRMRWFGRKSARPVVPGRMPRLPPVPKGVRIGAWCAAALFALIAAGVGIIAINCPPVSALKEYKAPQASLVFDRDNKLLARLAPEERIVVPLTAMSPKLVGAILAVEDIRFYEHSGIDWRRVAGAIWRDIRAFSLREGSSTITMQLARNVFPDSLTRARTLRRKLAEMIVARRIEREFTKPQILEMYLNQIYLANGYYGVEAASHGYFERTALELSVSQAALLAALPKAPSNYDPRRFPEPALKRRNLVLAQMLKQKVISPKEEAIARKSKLRLSAQEQEGRAPWFVAAVRRELNDRFGQDAETQGLRVRTTLDAGLQRAAEKELARQIEAAESGKLGRLAVEKCNGDPEECLEGLFVALDAHTGDVRALVGGRDYALSEFDRVTQARRQPGSTFKAFVWAAAVQAGIPVSTLLDPAQLPADYAPADGQVASDKPLNLREALRVSSNRAAVALGQRVGMAQVVDTAHSCGIGDAVIPPYPSSFLGAANVVPLELVAAFAPFANGGDRILPRFIDEVRSATGDVLLKNGVVTSPALQHGAAFIMSSLLADVVERGTGTAARAGLPADLPVLGKTGTTNGAQDIWFIGATPELVAGVWMGFDHPRPLGPAATGGRLAAPVWARVMAAWEKGRPLPPRWQPPEGLEQHDIDTRTGGLAGGGCPSQQVSREWFLPGTIPNDCPEHASGIAGFLERTFGKWFH from the coding sequence GTGCAGGACTTGTTCCAGCAACTCCCGGGCGTCGTCAAGATGCAACTCGCCGTGGACCTTGAGCTCGCAGCGACCCTCGTCCTCGAAGCGGTCGATGCGCATGCAAAGAGCTTGTGGATTCGACGCGCCGGGCGGAAGCTCCGTCGCATGAGGTGGTTCGGGAGGAAGAGCGCCCGTCCAGTTGTTCCGGGGAGGATGCCCCGGCTTCCCCCTGTGCCGAAAGGTGTGCGCATCGGGGCGTGGTGCGCCGCGGCGCTGTTCGCGCTCATAGCGGCCGGCGTCGGGATCATCGCGATCAACTGCCCGCCGGTGAGCGCGCTCAAGGAGTACAAGGCGCCGCAGGCGAGTCTCGTCTTCGACCGCGACAACAAATTGCTCGCCCGGCTGGCGCCCGAGGAACGAATCGTCGTTCCGCTCACCGCCATGTCGCCGAAGCTCGTCGGCGCCATCCTGGCCGTGGAGGACATCCGCTTCTACGAGCACTCGGGCATCGACTGGCGCCGCGTAGCGGGAGCGATCTGGCGCGACATCCGCGCCTTCTCGCTCCGCGAGGGCTCGAGCACCATCACGATGCAGCTCGCCCGCAACGTCTTCCCCGACAGCCTCACCCGCGCGCGGACCCTGCGCCGCAAGCTCGCGGAGATGATCGTCGCCCGCCGGATCGAGCGCGAATTCACGAAGCCGCAGATTCTCGAGATGTACTTGAACCAGATCTATCTCGCGAACGGCTACTACGGCGTCGAGGCAGCCTCGCATGGCTACTTCGAGCGTACGGCGCTCGAGCTGTCCGTTTCCCAGGCGGCGCTCCTCGCCGCGCTTCCCAAGGCGCCTTCCAACTACGATCCCCGCCGCTTCCCCGAGCCGGCATTGAAGCGGCGCAACCTCGTCCTCGCGCAGATGCTCAAGCAGAAGGTGATCTCGCCCAAGGAGGAAGCGATCGCGCGCAAGAGCAAGCTCCGGCTGAGCGCGCAGGAGCAGGAAGGCCGTGCGCCCTGGTTCGTGGCCGCCGTCCGGCGCGAGCTCAACGACCGCTTCGGGCAGGACGCCGAGACGCAGGGTCTCCGGGTGCGGACCACGCTGGACGCGGGGCTGCAGCGGGCGGCAGAAAAGGAGCTGGCGCGCCAGATCGAGGCCGCCGAGTCCGGGAAGCTCGGCCGCCTCGCGGTCGAAAAGTGCAACGGCGATCCGGAAGAATGCCTGGAAGGTCTCTTCGTCGCCCTAGACGCGCACACCGGCGACGTCCGCGCCCTGGTGGGCGGACGCGATTACGCGCTTTCGGAGTTCGACCGCGTGACGCAGGCGAGGCGCCAGCCTGGGTCCACCTTCAAGGCGTTCGTCTGGGCTGCGGCGGTGCAGGCGGGCATTCCCGTGTCGACGTTGCTCGATCCCGCGCAGCTCCCGGCCGACTACGCGCCGGCGGACGGGCAGGTCGCGAGCGACAAGCCGCTCAACCTTCGCGAGGCGCTGCGCGTATCCTCGAACAGAGCCGCGGTCGCGCTCGGGCAGCGCGTCGGAATGGCGCAGGTCGTGGACACGGCGCACTCCTGCGGGATCGGCGACGCGGTGATCCCTCCGTATCCCTCGAGCTTCCTCGGCGCCGCCAACGTGGTCCCGCTCGAGCTCGTCGCGGCATTCGCGCCGTTCGCCAACGGCGGGGATCGCATCCTGCCTCGCTTCATCGACGAGGTTCGTAGTGCCACCGGCGACGTCCTCTTGAAGAACGGAGTCGTCACTTCGCCGGCGCTGCAGCACGGGGCCGCGTTCATCATGTCGTCGCTGCTTGCGGACGTGGTCGAGCGTGGCACGGGAACCGCGGCGCGCGCTGGCCTCCCCGCGGACCTGCCGGTCCTGGGAAAGACGGGCACCACCAACGGCGCGCAGGACATCTGGTTCATCGGCGCGACGCCGGAGCTGGTCGCCGGAGTGTGGATGGGATTCGACCACCCGCGTCCGCTCGGACCGGCCGCGACGGGTGGCCGGCTGGCCGCTCCGGTCTGGGCGCGGGTGATGGCCGCATGGGAGAAAGGCCGGCCGCTGCCGCCGCGTTGGCAACCTCCCGAGGGTCTCGAGCAGCACGACATCGACACCCGCACCGGAGGATTGGCGGGCGGCGGCTGTCCCTCGCAGCAGGTTTCCCGGGAGTGGTTCCTTCCCGGCACCATTCCCAACGACTGCCCCGAGCACGCCAGCGGAATCGCCGGGTTCCTCGAGCGGACCTTCGGAAAGTGGTTCCATTGA
- a CDS encoding isovaleryl-CoA dehydrogenase — MPTHEVLNQAPPLQGYDPLACDLALLDGLRREGAGWAETEVGAFARRTASPEVVAWGFQANENRPRLCTHDRFGTRIDEVEFHPAWHELMRLSIGSGVHSGPWRDPREGAHVARAAKMLLVSQAEAGHGCPISMTYSAFPALQRQPDLLDEWAPRIVSLDYDARMRPPVEKRGALIGMGMTEKQGGSDVRANTTRAEPLGSGAYALSGHKWFCSAPMSDAFLVLAQAPRGLSCFLLPRWSPDRDRNHFHLQRLKDKLGNRSNASAEVEFDRAWARLVGEEGRGVTTILEMVNHTRLDCVIGAAAVMRQALVQAIHHCSHRRAFGRRLIEQPLMRAVLADLAIESEAATILMMRLARAYDRRSAEEAGFRRLGTAVAKYWVCKRAPAMVAEALECLGGNGYVEESILPRLYREAPLNSIWEGSGNVICLDVLRALQKEPQARDALVAELRLGRGADRRLDVALDQAEAQLESPDESGARRLVESLALALQGSLLVRHSPQAVAGAFCATRTAGDHGYAFGSLPAGIETGAILERAWPE, encoded by the coding sequence ATGCCCACGCACGAGGTCCTGAACCAGGCGCCGCCCCTGCAGGGCTACGACCCGTTGGCATGCGACCTCGCGCTGCTGGATGGGTTGCGCCGGGAAGGGGCTGGCTGGGCCGAGACCGAGGTGGGCGCCTTTGCGCGGCGAACCGCCAGCCCCGAGGTGGTGGCCTGGGGGTTCCAGGCGAACGAGAACCGCCCGCGCCTTTGTACACACGACCGCTTCGGAACGCGCATCGACGAAGTCGAGTTCCATCCGGCGTGGCACGAGCTGATGCGGCTATCCATCGGAAGCGGCGTCCATTCGGGTCCGTGGCGCGATCCGCGCGAAGGGGCGCACGTCGCGCGCGCGGCGAAGATGCTGCTCGTCTCGCAGGCAGAAGCGGGTCATGGCTGTCCCATCTCGATGACGTACTCTGCGTTTCCGGCGCTGCAGCGGCAACCGGATCTGCTGGACGAGTGGGCGCCGCGCATCGTCTCGCTCGATTACGACGCGCGGATGCGTCCCCCGGTCGAGAAGCGAGGCGCGCTGATCGGGATGGGGATGACGGAGAAGCAGGGGGGCTCTGACGTGCGGGCGAACACGACCCGCGCGGAGCCGCTCGGATCGGGTGCCTACGCGCTCAGCGGACATAAATGGTTCTGCTCGGCGCCGATGAGCGACGCATTTCTCGTCCTCGCGCAGGCGCCGCGCGGACTCTCCTGCTTCCTGTTGCCGCGCTGGAGTCCGGACCGGGACCGGAACCACTTCCATCTGCAGCGCCTGAAGGACAAGCTCGGAAACCGCAGCAATGCTTCGGCGGAGGTGGAGTTCGACCGCGCCTGGGCACGGCTGGTGGGCGAGGAAGGCCGCGGCGTGACGACCATCCTGGAGATGGTGAATCACACGCGGCTCGACTGCGTGATCGGCGCCGCTGCGGTGATGCGGCAGGCCCTGGTGCAGGCGATTCATCACTGCAGCCATCGGCGCGCATTCGGGCGCCGCCTGATCGAGCAGCCGTTGATGCGCGCCGTGCTCGCGGACCTGGCGATCGAATCGGAGGCGGCGACGATCCTGATGATGCGCCTGGCGCGTGCGTACGACAGGCGCTCCGCGGAGGAGGCCGGGTTTCGGCGGCTTGGGACCGCGGTGGCGAAGTATTGGGTCTGCAAGCGCGCGCCGGCGATGGTCGCAGAGGCCCTCGAGTGCCTCGGGGGCAACGGGTACGTCGAGGAATCCATCCTGCCCCGCCTGTACCGGGAGGCGCCGCTCAATTCCATCTGGGAAGGCTCGGGCAACGTCATCTGTCTCGACGTGCTGCGCGCGCTGCAGAAGGAACCACAGGCGCGCGACGCGCTGGTCGCCGAGTTACGGCTGGGCCGCGGAGCAGACCGCCGGCTCGACGTCGCGCTGGACCAGGCGGAGGCGCAGCTCGAGTCGCCGGACGAATCCGGCGCGCGCAGGCTGGTGGAGTCGCTCGCGCTCGCGCTCCAGGGCTCGCTGCTCGTGCGTCACTCACCGCAGGCCGTGGCCGGCGCCTTCTGCGCCACGCGGACGGCCGGCGATCACGGGTATGCGTTTGGATCGCTTCCGGCGGGAATCGAGACGGGCGCGATCCTGGAGCGCGCGTGGCCGGAATGA
- a CDS encoding alpha/beta hydrolase: MITVRGAKIEVEHIGRSGGPTLVFLHEGLGSLDLWRDFPRRVSEATGLPAFVYSRAGYGKSNPAPLPRPVRYMHDEAALLPDLLKAAGIDDPVLVGHSDGASISIIHAGSGGKARALVLEAPHVFTEEMGLRSIAKAREAYESGDLRTRLAKYHQNVDAAFWGWNRPWLDPEFRKWNLEEFLPRIPVPILVVQGEDDEYGTRKQVDAIQRGARQVEVLMLPRCGHSPHRDQPEATLRGMVEFVRRYVTPGP; this comes from the coding sequence ATGATCACGGTCCGCGGCGCGAAGATCGAGGTGGAGCACATCGGACGCTCCGGCGGACCGACGCTGGTATTCCTGCATGAAGGTCTAGGGTCTCTGGATCTGTGGCGCGATTTTCCTCGCAGGGTATCGGAGGCCACCGGGCTGCCGGCATTCGTCTACAGCCGGGCGGGCTACGGGAAGTCGAACCCCGCTCCCCTACCGCGGCCCGTCCGCTACATGCACGACGAGGCGGCACTGCTGCCGGACCTCTTGAAAGCGGCAGGTATCGACGACCCGGTGCTCGTCGGTCACAGCGATGGCGCCTCGATCTCGATCATCCATGCCGGCAGCGGCGGGAAGGCGCGCGCACTTGTGCTCGAGGCTCCACACGTTTTCACCGAGGAGATGGGGCTGCGGAGCATCGCGAAGGCGCGAGAGGCGTACGAGAGCGGCGACCTGCGCACGCGCCTCGCGAAGTACCACCAGAACGTCGACGCCGCGTTCTGGGGCTGGAACCGGCCCTGGCTCGATCCGGAGTTCCGAAAGTGGAACCTGGAGGAGTTTCTGCCGCGGATTCCCGTGCCGATCCTCGTCGTCCAGGGCGAGGACGACGAGTACGGGACGCGCAAGCAGGTCGACGCCATCCAGCGAGGCGCGCGGCAGGTCGAAGTGCTGATGTTGCCGCGATGCGGCCATTCGCCCCATCGCGATCAGCCGGAGGCTACCCTGCGCGGGATGGTGGAGTTCGTGCGGAGATACGTTACGCCGGGTCCGTGA
- a CDS encoding DoxX family membrane protein: protein MMARVLTGVRIVLGALFIWAAVTKLPDMAGFAQDVANYRIVPAALVPFVASAVVGIELLGGIALVAGVMERAAAAVIACLLVAFIAFLSQALLRGIDLRCGCFGGDEPASWWTVARDLLMLAAAVVVARGPVPQRQVGKDLTDPA, encoded by the coding sequence ATGATGGCGCGCGTCTTGACCGGCGTCCGCATCGTGCTCGGCGCCCTCTTCATCTGGGCGGCAGTAACCAAGCTGCCCGACATGGCGGGCTTTGCGCAGGACGTGGCGAACTACCGCATCGTTCCAGCGGCCTTGGTGCCGTTCGTCGCGTCTGCGGTCGTGGGAATCGAGTTGCTCGGCGGAATCGCGCTCGTCGCGGGAGTGATGGAGCGCGCGGCGGCGGCCGTCATCGCCTGCCTGCTCGTCGCGTTCATCGCCTTCCTTTCCCAGGCGCTGCTGCGCGGCATCGACTTGCGCTGCGGTTGCTTCGGCGGCGACGAGCCCGCCTCGTGGTGGACGGTGGCGCGCGATCTGTTGATGCTCGCCGCTGCCGTCGTCGTCGCGCGAGGCCCGGTGCCGCAGCGGCAGGTCGGCAAGGACCTCACGGACCCGGCGTAA